The genomic interval CTCGACCGAGTCGCCGGTGAGCTGTCCGATCGCGACCGAAAGGCCGTCGACCCACGGGACGCCGATCCGGAATCCCTCCAGCGTCCCGGTGACGGCGACGCCGTCCCGGGGCGCCGAACTCACGAAGTCCCAGTCGCGGACGAACACGTACAGCACCTGCGAGAATCCGAGGGTGATCATCGCGAAGTAGACGCCCGACAGCCGGAACGACACGCTGCCGATCGCGACCGCGAGCGCCGCGGCGGCGACACCCGCGAGGACGAGCAGCAGCATGAACGGCGTCTCCGGCCCCAGCAGCGGGATCTTCCCGTTGGCCGCGAGCGCGACGAGGTAGGCGCCGGTGCCGTAGAACGCCGCGTGGCCAAAGGAGAGGTAGCCGGTGTAGCCGCTGATGAAGTCGAACGACATCGCGAACAGCGCGAAGAACAACACGACGACGAGCGTCTCGATCCGCGGCAGCACCGCGGTAACCTCCGCGGACAGCCCGGAGTTCACGAGCAGCGTGTACACGCCGGGGTACGCGGCGAACGCCAACACGACGACCAGGTGAACGAGGTGCTCCTCGGCGTACCGCCGGTACCAGGCGGTCTCGCTGCCGACGGCGCTTGCGACGTGGTCGGTCGCCGTCGGGCCGTCGTCTGTGACGGCCTCGGCAGATTCGCCGCCGTCGGTCACGTTCGTGTCGTCGGGCGCGGTCGCATCGCCGGTCGAACGGCCCTCGGAATCGTCGGCGGAATCGGGATCGCTAATGGCCCCCCACCTCCGAGACGCCGTACAGTCCCTGCGGCTTCACAATCAGCGTGAGCACGAGCACGAGAAACACCACCATCTCCGGCAGGCCGGTGAAGTCGACGAAGTTCTGGAACCACCACGTCATCGACGAGTCGACGAGGCCGACGATCAGCGCCGCGACGACGGTGCCGCGGAACGTCCCGAGCCCGCCGACGATCACGACGACGAACGCCGGGAGCAGCGTCTCGGCCGCCAGCGGCACCGATGCGCCCCACGAAGGGTCCCACGCGAGCAACACGCCGGCGGCGCCGGCGATGCCCGTTCCGAGCGCGAACACGACGGTGAAGACGCGGTTCACGTCGACACCCAGCGCCGACAACATCTCGCTGTCCTCGCCGCCGGCGCGCACGAACAGCCCGTACCGCGTCCGGGTGAGAAACAGGTACACGCCGGTGACGGTCAGCACGCCGAAGAGGATCTGGAACAGCTCCAATCCGCTCGCGGAGACGCCGGCGACCCCGACAGAGTTCGCGAGGAACGCCGGCTTCGTCCCGAGCACGTCCTGCCACACGGTCGTCGGCTGTAGCCCGTAGAAGAGCACGAGGATGCGCGCGAGCTCGTCGAGTACCAGCGTCACGCCGAAGGTGAGCAGGATCTGATACAGCGGCGGTCGATCGTATATCGGCCGAACGAGTCCGATCTCC from Halobaculum halobium carries:
- a CDS encoding branched-chain amino acid ABC transporter permease; the encoded protein is MSAIAQATASLAPVAPVGAALPLQFADALIEFLSPATLADVIVRGIAEASLYVMIAAGLTLVFGLMGVLNFAHGSLTMLGAYLGGLVLVATVAQSTGGVGRLLAFGVAVVVAFGALAALGGGLEIGLVRPIYDRPPLYQILLTFGVTLVLDELARILVLFYGLQPTTVWQDVLGTKPAFLANSVGVAGVSASGLELFQILFGVLTVTGVYLFLTRTRYGLFVRAGGEDSEMLSALGVDVNRVFTVVFALGTGIAGAAGVLLAWDPSWGASVPLAAETLLPAFVVVIVGGLGTFRGTVVAALIVGLVDSSMTWWFQNFVDFTGLPEMVVFLVLVLTLIVKPQGLYGVSEVGGH